Proteins from one Gimesia maris genomic window:
- a CDS encoding dihydrodipicolinate synthase family protein produces the protein MPEAAPPVVYDPVSMIKPKRKITGISAVLLPYLESGEIDRDSLSAHISRTADVGITPAVNMDTGYVNLIEEPTFIEVLKVTQQTLNGGPFVAGAFVADQPGASFDAAGYQRKIDLIQSHGGIPVIFQSFGLVEQSPDQIVAAYQTIAANTDRFIGFELTRDLAPFGSVYDLDTYEALMEIPQCIGAKHSSFHREPEWERLQLRDAKRPDFKVFTGNDFGIDMIQYGSDYLLGLSTFAPDLFARRDAFWEAGDPAFYELNDQLQYLGYFTFRSPSPAYKHSAAQFLHLRGWIKTNKTHPNSPTRPESDIEVLRELGQRLNVIN, from the coding sequence ATGCCAGAAGCAGCCCCTCCCGTAGTCTATGACCCCGTCAGCATGATCAAACCGAAGAGGAAAATCACCGGGATTTCTGCTGTACTGCTCCCCTATCTGGAATCAGGGGAAATCGACCGCGATTCACTCTCCGCACATATTTCCCGCACTGCCGATGTCGGGATCACACCCGCTGTGAATATGGATACAGGTTATGTCAATCTGATTGAGGAACCGACCTTTATCGAAGTCTTGAAAGTGACGCAACAGACCCTGAACGGCGGTCCTTTTGTCGCGGGAGCCTTTGTCGCCGATCAGCCCGGAGCAAGCTTTGATGCCGCCGGTTATCAGAGAAAAATTGACTTGATCCAGTCGCACGGCGGGATTCCTGTGATCTTTCAGTCGTTTGGTCTGGTAGAACAGTCTCCCGATCAGATCGTCGCCGCTTACCAGACCATTGCCGCGAACACCGACCGTTTTATCGGCTTTGAGTTGACACGCGACCTGGCCCCTTTCGGTTCAGTTTATGATCTGGATACCTACGAAGCACTCATGGAAATTCCGCAATGTATCGGTGCCAAGCATTCCTCTTTTCATCGAGAACCGGAATGGGAACGCCTGCAGCTACGCGACGCGAAACGTCCCGATTTCAAGGTCTTTACGGGCAATGACTTTGGCATTGATATGATCCAGTATGGCAGCGATTACCTGCTGGGCCTGAGTACCTTTGCCCCGGATCTGTTCGCCAGACGAGATGCGTTCTGGGAAGCCGGTGATCCCGCCTTTTATGAATTGAACGATCAACTGCAATACCTGGGCTACTTCACCTTCCGTAGTCCTTCCCCCGCTTATAAACACTCAGCAGCACAGTTTCTGCATCTGCGGGGTTGGATCAAAACGAACAAAACCCACCCAAACAGTCCGACCCGACCCGAAAGCGATATTGAAGTCTTACGCGAACTGGGACAGCGACTCAATGTCATCAATTAA
- a CDS encoding ferredoxin family protein has translation MAHVVTEACFNCKYTDCVVVCPVECFYEGESMVYINPDECIDCEACVPECPVEAIFHEDNVPEKWQEYTQINADKSQELPVITEKKEPLADS, from the coding sequence ATGGCACACGTGGTTACAGAGGCTTGCTTCAATTGCAAATATACAGATTGTGTCGTGGTTTGCCCCGTAGAGTGTTTCTACGAAGGGGAATCAATGGTATACATCAATCCCGATGAGTGCATCGATTGTGAAGCCTGCGTGCCTGAATGCCCGGTTGAGGCGATTTTTCATGAGGACAATGTTCCAGAAAAATGGCAGGAATATACTCAGATCAATGCGGATAAATCACAGGAACTCCCTGTGATCACTGAAAAGAAAGAGCCTCTGGCTGATTCGTGA
- a CDS encoding DegT/DnrJ/EryC1/StrS family aminotransferase: MTNNTPTPVPFINLVAQYQRIKSEVQEAVLKVFDDQAFVLGDEVAEFECDIAEYCDSRNAIGVASGTDALLLALMALEIGPGDEVITSPFTFFATGSCIARVGATPVFADIDPVSFNLCPESIESKITDRTKAIMPVHIFGQCADMEPIWRNAVRNGIPVIEDAAQAIGAEYRGRRAGVLGTVGCFSFFPTKNLGGAGDGGLVTTDDPDLATRIRRLRVHGDLGGYQHAEVGINSRLDALQAAVLRVKLRHLDKWTTERQENARRYNALFRHYQLLDCVEPPTVLPDRRHVYNQYSVRVKGGQRDKVLQDLREKQIGCAIYYPRPLHLQQCFEYLGCKPGDLPQTELVTSECLALPIFSELTEVQQETVVRGIAQSLGRLSSPQFPTLYSDTPQISKAA; the protein is encoded by the coding sequence ATGACAAACAACACCCCCACCCCTGTCCCTTTCATCAACCTTGTCGCACAATACCAGAGAATCAAATCGGAGGTTCAGGAAGCAGTCCTGAAAGTATTCGATGATCAGGCCTTCGTGCTGGGTGACGAAGTTGCTGAGTTTGAGTGCGATATTGCTGAATATTGTGACTCCCGAAATGCGATCGGGGTTGCCTCTGGTACCGATGCCTTACTTCTGGCTCTGATGGCATTGGAAATCGGCCCTGGTGATGAGGTGATTACCAGCCCCTTTACATTCTTTGCCACGGGCAGTTGTATCGCACGCGTTGGTGCAACGCCTGTGTTTGCGGACATTGATCCGGTCAGCTTCAATCTCTGCCCTGAATCCATTGAAAGTAAAATCACGGATCGGACGAAAGCCATCATGCCAGTCCATATTTTCGGACAATGTGCCGATATGGAACCCATCTGGAGAAATGCCGTTCGTAATGGAATTCCTGTCATTGAAGACGCGGCACAAGCCATTGGTGCAGAATATCGGGGACGCCGTGCCGGTGTCCTTGGCACCGTTGGTTGCTTCAGCTTCTTTCCCACAAAGAATCTGGGTGGGGCTGGCGATGGTGGACTGGTAACAACAGACGATCCGGATCTGGCAACACGCATACGACGCTTGAGAGTTCATGGCGATCTGGGTGGCTACCAGCATGCCGAAGTCGGAATCAACAGTCGGCTGGATGCATTGCAGGCAGCAGTACTGAGAGTTAAACTGCGTCACCTCGATAAATGGACGACAGAGCGTCAGGAAAACGCAAGACGATACAATGCCCTGTTTCGGCATTATCAGTTGCTGGACTGTGTAGAACCCCCCACGGTTCTTCCAGATCGACGCCACGTTTACAACCAGTACAGTGTTCGCGTAAAAGGGGGCCAGCGGGATAAGGTACTTCAGGATCTGCGCGAAAAGCAGATCGGTTGTGCAATCTATTACCCTCGTCCGCTTCATTTACAGCAGTGTTTTGAATATCTGGGCTGCAAACCGGGCGACCTGCCTCAGACCGAACTGGTCACCAGTGAATGCCTGGCTCTGCCGATTTTCTCGGAATTGACGGAAGTCCAACAGGAAACAGTCGTCCGTGGAATCGCTCAAAGTCTGGGACGGCTCTCTTCCCCGCAATTCCCCACGCTGTATTCCGATACACCGCAGATCTCAAAAGCGGCCTGA
- the rlmN gene encoding 23S rRNA (adenine(2503)-C(2))-methyltransferase RlmN, with protein MLPSENEIPQTSASEVALLPLITDLTRDQLAQWCIEHESSSYRADQIRRWIFTKRVNDFDAMHDISKKFRDLLKENFRLFSTRIVKHQTSKDRTEKLLLALHDGHHVECVLMREPKRNTVCISTQVGCAMGCVFCASGLLGLTRNLTMGEILEQILRLDRIIGEEERISNIVVMGIGEPLANLSALIPALDTLNHKGGMGIGARKITVSTVGLPVKIRELADVNKSYILAVSLHAPNDTLRDQIVPTNNKIGIQKILDATDYYYVTTGRRVTFEYILLAGVNDSPAHAHELACLLKHRNAHVNLIPANGVEETGYKTPTTEDVDRFFMTLAKGGVNVTVRKRKGDDIDAACGQLRLNREKEKDLVQIQ; from the coding sequence ATGCTGCCTTCTGAAAATGAGATTCCACAGACTTCTGCCTCCGAAGTCGCTCTGCTCCCATTGATTACTGATCTGACCCGGGATCAGCTTGCACAGTGGTGCATCGAACACGAATCTTCCTCGTATCGAGCAGATCAGATCCGGCGCTGGATTTTCACCAAGCGTGTCAATGACTTTGACGCCATGCACGATATCTCCAAGAAATTCCGAGATCTTCTCAAGGAGAATTTTCGACTCTTTTCAACCCGCATCGTCAAGCATCAGACATCGAAAGATCGCACGGAAAAACTGCTGCTCGCACTGCATGACGGACATCATGTCGAATGTGTATTGATGCGGGAACCCAAAAGAAACACCGTCTGTATCAGCACTCAGGTCGGCTGTGCCATGGGATGTGTCTTCTGTGCCAGTGGTTTGCTGGGATTAACCCGAAATCTGACGATGGGGGAAATCCTGGAACAGATTTTACGCCTGGATCGAATCATCGGGGAAGAAGAACGCATCTCAAATATCGTGGTCATGGGAATTGGTGAACCGCTGGCGAACCTGTCGGCCTTGATCCCCGCGCTGGATACGTTGAATCATAAAGGCGGCATGGGCATCGGAGCCCGTAAAATCACTGTCTCCACGGTCGGGTTGCCTGTTAAAATCCGCGAACTGGCAGACGTCAACAAGTCCTACATCCTCGCCGTTTCGTTACACGCACCGAACGACACACTTCGTGATCAGATCGTTCCCACAAACAACAAAATCGGTATTCAAAAAATTCTTGATGCCACCGACTATTATTATGTGACGACCGGCAGACGTGTCACATTTGAATATATCCTGCTGGCAGGGGTCAACGACAGTCCCGCCCATGCACATGAACTGGCCTGCCTGCTGAAGCACCGCAACGCCCACGTGAATCTGATCCCCGCCAATGGGGTCGAAGAAACAGGATACAAGACTCCCACCACCGAGGACGTTGATCGCTTCTTCATGACTCTCGCGAAAGGGGGTGTCAATGTGACGGTCCGAAAACGCAAAGGGGATGATATCGATGCGGCCTGTGGACAGTTGAGACTGAATCGCGAAAAAGAAAAAGACCTGGTACAGATTCAGTAA
- a CDS encoding tetratricopeptide repeat protein has protein sequence MPTRFRSATIRLLVALMLCGPALDLLHAQEARKEPDPTAGKTAIALNYCRASFYRIKKSGTKEVMFEEREKILNNLNLNGIGDEKVVKLYSAVLDEIGQVEIAEKEREYFKNKHKYQARQKVATNALALTTDVLTLQFGSAIRNGANSWWDYRNVEAQKDLDVWKVDKERMEAVISRSTLFLDTFWKLAQEKQIPDDWLIRDDDLETLDQAMQEQNPRVRLRILKRLERFMSHYPPYWYYVARTQQAQGQLFAASHTYTELANLGDGYFRRDDMLASGTANLAGIRDYLGQPDAAKMALKSQTYSSDVWEANLLCSRILQKYQQHDEAEEAILRNLDVDLETNQSSVALLSLYYATNDKTKMMAQLNQPKIVQAVPVPTLIQCAMFLGAERMPPVAASQIASSLYVYPQLHFGADDLVIASTGNWHLHMSNAELIMANKTYTRPRLAAGNNEVQARFERVAEFGNPFGTMNVAYSQPRLRLKYPDGSSLELKLSSAPQDRNQPDSGNLLTALKAPTGQHYRVVGAEIQGQTIAFNRNAIEDDGRRIVRQPLNSPAEAPQMSQSLPQPQLKPEQQQLQAQSAPKLPTLAVPDLSTPDLPAIPSSPPPIPALSFDLEADEVPAVQKKNKGTVVSFPAPPEETNVP, from the coding sequence ATGCCGACTCGATTTCGAAGTGCAACAATTCGATTGCTGGTGGCCCTGATGCTCTGTGGCCCTGCTCTGGATCTATTACATGCCCAGGAAGCCCGAAAAGAACCTGACCCCACAGCGGGTAAGACAGCGATTGCCCTCAATTACTGCCGCGCTTCTTTCTACCGCATTAAGAAATCGGGCACCAAAGAGGTCATGTTTGAAGAGCGGGAAAAGATTCTCAACAATTTGAATCTGAACGGCATCGGAGACGAAAAAGTCGTCAAACTTTACTCTGCGGTTCTGGACGAAATCGGTCAGGTAGAGATCGCGGAAAAGGAACGCGAATACTTTAAGAATAAGCACAAGTACCAGGCGCGCCAGAAAGTCGCCACCAATGCACTCGCTTTAACCACAGATGTGTTAACGCTGCAATTCGGCAGTGCAATCCGAAACGGAGCCAACAGCTGGTGGGACTATCGAAATGTCGAAGCCCAGAAAGATCTGGATGTCTGGAAAGTAGACAAAGAACGAATGGAAGCAGTCATTTCCCGTTCTACCCTGTTTCTGGATACGTTCTGGAAACTGGCTCAGGAAAAACAGATTCCCGATGACTGGTTAATTCGTGATGATGACCTTGAGACGCTCGACCAGGCGATGCAGGAACAGAACCCGCGTGTACGGTTGCGAATTCTCAAGCGCCTGGAACGCTTTATGAGCCATTACCCACCGTACTGGTATTATGTGGCGCGCACACAACAGGCCCAGGGTCAGCTCTTTGCTGCCTCTCATACTTATACCGAACTGGCAAACCTCGGCGATGGATACTTTCGCCGTGATGACATGCTGGCATCCGGAACGGCGAATCTCGCGGGCATCCGCGATTACCTGGGACAACCAGACGCAGCAAAAATGGCGCTCAAATCCCAGACCTACTCCAGCGATGTCTGGGAAGCGAACCTGCTCTGCTCTCGCATCCTGCAAAAGTATCAACAACATGACGAAGCAGAAGAGGCAATTCTGCGGAACCTGGATGTCGACCTGGAAACAAACCAGAGTTCGGTTGCGTTACTCTCACTCTATTATGCCACGAATGACAAAACGAAAATGATGGCACAGTTGAATCAGCCTAAAATCGTCCAGGCTGTACCTGTACCGACATTGATTCAATGCGCCATGTTTCTGGGGGCTGAAAGAATGCCACCGGTGGCAGCGTCGCAAATCGCATCTTCGCTCTATGTTTATCCTCAACTGCATTTCGGGGCAGATGATCTTGTCATTGCCTCAACTGGCAACTGGCATTTGCATATGTCAAATGCAGAATTAATCATGGCAAATAAAACCTATACCCGTCCCAGGCTGGCCGCCGGGAATAATGAAGTTCAGGCACGTTTTGAACGCGTTGCTGAGTTTGGAAACCCATTCGGAACGATGAATGTTGCCTACTCGCAACCCAGGCTGCGTTTAAAATATCCGGATGGCTCCAGCCTGGAATTGAAGCTGTCTTCGGCTCCACAGGATCGTAATCAGCCGGACTCGGGCAATCTGCTGACCGCACTGAAAGCGCCCACCGGGCAACACTATCGTGTCGTGGGAGCAGAGATTCAGGGACAGACAATCGCGTTTAACAGGAATGCGATTGAAGATGATGGCCGACGAATCGTGCGACAGCCCCTGAATAGTCCTGCAGAAGCACCACAGATGTCACAATCCCTTCCTCAGCCGCAACTCAAACCTGAGCAACAGCAGCTACAGGCACAATCCGCCCCGAAACTGCCAACACTGGCAGTCCCCGACCTTTCTACTCCGGATTTGCCTGCGATCCCGAGTTCTCCTCCTCCGATCCCTGCCCTCTCCTTTGATCTCGAAGCCGATGAAGTACCTGCAGTGCAAAAGAAGAACAAAGGGACCGTGGTCAGCTTCCCCGCCCCTCCTGAAGAGACGAATGTACCGTAA
- a CDS encoding sulfatase-like hydrolase/transferase, protein MRFRHRDSFALLFILCFTVLSSNTLVAAEKQKPNVLFLFTDDQRADTIHALGNPLIKTPHLDQLVQSGFVFNNAYCLGSNSGAVCVCSRNMLLSGRTYFRWTGRYASAEKPNFPDSMKAAGYYTYHHGKKGNTAAEIHKRFDQSKYLNDTRARLLGQPGKEIVDDAIEFLQKKNTQPFFMYLAFACPHDPRVADQEYMDHYEREEIPLPANYLPLHPFNNGEQVVRDELLAGFPRSKAEIRKHLHDYYADITGLDRHIGRLIKALKESGEYDNTVIIFSSDHGLAVGSHGLMGKQSLYEHSMKSPLIFSGPGIPHGQSNALVYLYDIFPTVCEMVGTDIPQGLDAESIWPVMAGEKSQIRETLFTAYKDVQRSVRDDRWKLITYPQINKSQLFDLQNDPQETRDLSGQSACQSHTDRLWAAMQDWQKKTGDSSPLVSETPQDATFKAPTPAELEKVRKSGQPKKKKRSSSPLKRSSNDMVSEDRAPIRLDQFLKFQAAVGTGGHAKVVIQGGEVTVNGVVETRRRKQLAPGDIVGYAGEEWCVEMIDEN, encoded by the coding sequence ATGAGATTTCGGCACAGAGATTCTTTTGCTTTACTGTTCATCCTTTGTTTTACGGTTTTGTCCAGCAATACCCTGGTTGCCGCTGAAAAACAAAAACCGAACGTCCTGTTTTTATTTACGGATGATCAACGGGCGGACACGATTCATGCCTTGGGTAATCCACTGATCAAGACGCCCCATCTGGATCAACTCGTGCAGAGTGGCTTTGTCTTCAACAATGCGTATTGTCTGGGCAGTAATTCCGGCGCTGTTTGTGTCTGCAGTCGAAATATGCTGCTCAGTGGGCGAACTTACTTTCGCTGGACGGGTCGCTACGCTTCTGCTGAAAAGCCGAATTTTCCCGATTCCATGAAAGCGGCCGGGTACTACACCTATCATCACGGTAAAAAAGGAAATACGGCGGCGGAAATTCATAAACGGTTTGATCAGTCGAAATATCTGAATGATACCCGGGCCCGTCTGCTGGGACAGCCTGGTAAAGAAATCGTTGATGATGCGATTGAGTTTCTCCAGAAGAAAAATACGCAGCCCTTTTTCATGTATCTGGCGTTTGCCTGTCCTCACGATCCCAGGGTTGCCGATCAGGAATATATGGATCATTATGAACGGGAGGAGATTCCGTTGCCCGCAAATTATCTGCCTCTGCATCCTTTTAATAACGGAGAGCAGGTGGTGCGCGATGAACTGCTGGCCGGCTTCCCTCGGAGTAAAGCGGAAATTCGAAAACACCTTCATGATTACTATGCCGATATTACCGGTCTGGATCGTCATATCGGGCGACTGATAAAAGCCTTGAAAGAGAGCGGGGAGTACGACAATACAGTTATCATCTTTTCTTCCGACCATGGTCTGGCGGTAGGCAGCCACGGACTGATGGGGAAACAAAGTCTGTATGAGCATAGCATGAAGTCTCCGCTGATATTTTCAGGGCCGGGAATTCCACATGGTCAAAGTAACGCGCTGGTGTATCTTTACGATATTTTTCCCACGGTTTGTGAAATGGTCGGCACTGACATCCCGCAGGGACTGGATGCGGAAAGCATCTGGCCGGTGATGGCAGGTGAGAAATCGCAAATCAGGGAGACACTGTTTACCGCTTACAAAGACGTCCAACGTTCTGTCCGCGATGATCGCTGGAAACTGATCACCTATCCGCAGATTAATAAATCACAGTTATTCGATTTACAGAATGACCCTCAGGAAACCAGAGATTTATCCGGGCAGTCTGCCTGCCAGTCTCACACTGATCGTTTATGGGCAGCGATGCAGGACTGGCAGAAAAAGACAGGCGATTCCAGTCCGCTGGTATCAGAGACTCCGCAGGATGCCACTTTCAAAGCACCCACGCCAGCGGAACTTGAAAAAGTCAGGAAAAGCGGGCAGCCTAAGAAGAAAAAACGAAGCAGCAGTCCTCTCAAAAGAAGCAGTAACGATATGGTATCAGAAGATCGGGCACCGATTCGATTGGATCAATTTCTTAAATTTCAGGCGGCAGTCGGAACTGGCGGGCATGCCAAAGTGGTCATCCAGGGGGGAGAAGTGACGGTGAACGGCGTCGTAGAAACACGACGACGTAAACAGCTTGCACCCGGAGACATTGTCGGATACGCCGGTGAAGAATGGTGCGTCGAAATGATTGACGAGAATTGA